Proteins encoded together in one Acidimicrobiales bacterium window:
- a CDS encoding PAC2 family protein, protein MADRPLFEILETPVLDGPVLLLALDGWIDAAGAAAEARQRLLEGDPGRRIARFDTDRLLDHRARRPTLHLVDGVSRRMEWPTLELFLLESTTETDVLVLHGPEPDHEWRGFAEAVVDLCRQFGVQMVVGLGAYPAAVPHTRPTRLSCTAGSADLTERLDFVTATVEVPAGAQAVIEMEASRAGISAIGLWAQVPHYLSATSYPPAALALLAGLAHLSGATVDEGPLSEASLATRARLDDLVARNPEHVTMLERLEAAYDDLHDVRGQLPDGDQLAAELERFLRSHDDG, encoded by the coding sequence GTGGCTGACCGTCCTCTCTTCGAGATCCTGGAGACTCCCGTCCTGGACGGACCGGTCCTGCTGCTGGCCCTGGACGGCTGGATCGACGCCGCCGGCGCTGCAGCAGAGGCACGCCAGCGTCTACTGGAGGGTGACCCGGGGCGTCGGATCGCCCGCTTTGACACCGACCGTCTACTCGATCACCGGGCCCGGCGCCCCACCCTCCACCTGGTGGACGGCGTGAGCCGCCGTATGGAGTGGCCGACTCTCGAACTGTTCCTTCTTGAGTCCACCACCGAAACCGACGTGTTGGTCCTGCACGGTCCGGAGCCCGACCACGAGTGGCGGGGCTTCGCCGAGGCCGTGGTCGACCTATGTCGCCAGTTCGGTGTCCAGATGGTGGTCGGCCTCGGCGCCTATCCGGCTGCCGTCCCCCACACTCGTCCAACCCGCCTGTCGTGTACGGCCGGCAGTGCCGACCTGACCGAACGTCTGGACTTTGTGACGGCCACCGTCGAGGTTCCTGCCGGGGCCCAGGCCGTGATCGAGATGGAGGCCAGCCGGGCCGGTATCTCAGCGATTGGCCTGTGGGCTCAGGTTCCTCACTACCTTTCGGCTACCTCGTATCCGCCGGCCGCCCTAGCGCTGCTTGCCGGCCTGGCACATCTCTCGGGGGCCACAGTCGACGAGGGCCCGCTATCTGAAGCTTCCCTCGCCACCCGGGCTCGGTTGGATGATCTAGTGGCCCGTAACCCGGAGCACGTGACGATGCTGGAGAGGCTGGAGGCGGCCTACGACGACCTCCACGACGTCCGGGGTCAACTGCCCGACGGCGACCAACTGGCGGCCGAGCTAGAGAGGTTCCTCCGCAGCCACGACGACGGCTAG
- a CDS encoding phosphotransferase family protein — MADTAGINHDNLLRWFDGRVGGIDGDLHFELITGGRSNLTFSVSDDHDRRWVLRRPPMGHVLATAHDMAREYRIINALADSNVPVPSVVGLCEDDQITGAPFYVMDFVLGLVVRTVEDAALVPVDVRRRMGVALVEVLARLHDVDLEIVGLSDLGRHDGYVERQLKRWRTQFERSTTRDLPQVLETHEMLAARVPAQQGAGIVHGDYRLDNCVMSAAGEVAAVLDWELCTTGDVLADVAGMVAYADSRATGGQLPPTSIEGFPTTDEVRSLYEAHGTRDLAELDYYLAFAYWRIACIVEGVYSRYAAGVMGDQDDPRLVEAFGQRVVDLADLAHEMASRLPAGT, encoded by the coding sequence ATGGCCGACACCGCGGGGATCAACCACGACAACCTGCTCCGGTGGTTCGACGGGCGAGTTGGGGGAATCGACGGTGACCTGCATTTTGAGTTGATCACCGGTGGGCGCTCCAACCTGACCTTCTCCGTGTCGGATGACCACGACCGGCGGTGGGTCCTCCGGCGACCCCCCATGGGCCACGTTCTGGCCACCGCCCACGACATGGCCCGCGAGTACCGGATCATCAACGCCCTTGCCGACAGCAACGTCCCCGTCCCGTCAGTGGTCGGCCTGTGTGAGGACGACCAGATCACTGGTGCGCCCTTTTACGTCATGGACTTCGTCCTTGGCCTGGTAGTGCGTACGGTGGAAGACGCCGCCTTGGTCCCAGTCGATGTCCGCCGGCGCATGGGTGTAGCCCTCGTAGAGGTCCTAGCCCGTCTCCACGATGTTGACCTGGAAATCGTCGGCCTGTCAGACCTGGGTCGCCACGACGGTTACGTAGAGCGCCAGCTGAAGCGATGGCGGACCCAGTTCGAGCGATCCACCACCCGTGACCTGCCTCAGGTGTTGGAGACCCACGAGATGCTGGCCGCCCGGGTTCCGGCCCAGCAGGGAGCAGGGATCGTGCACGGCGACTACCGGCTTGACAATTGCGTGATGTCGGCCGCCGGCGAGGTGGCGGCTGTCCTGGACTGGGAGCTGTGCACCACCGGCGACGTACTGGCCGACGTGGCCGGCATGGTGGCCTACGCCGATAGCCGAGCCACCGGCGGGCAGCTACCCCCTACGTCGATCGAGGGGTTCCCGACCACCGACGAGGTGCGCTCCCTCTATGAGGCCCACGGAACACGGGACCTGGCCGAGTTGGACTACTACCTGGCCTTCGCCTACTGGCGGATCGCCTGCATCGTGGAGGGGGTCTACTCGAGGTACGCAGCGGGCGTGATGGGCGACCAGGACGATCCCCGGCTGGTGGAGGCCTTTGGCCAGAGGGTGGTCGACCTTGCCGATCTGGCCCACGAGATGGCTTCCCGGCTGCCGGCGGGAACCTGA
- a CDS encoding tetratricopeptide repeat protein: MDVTDATFQTEVIDRSRQVPVVVDLWAEWCGPCTALGPILEKVVGETGGQVVLAKVDIDKNPGVAQAFQVQSIPAVFGLVDGQVAGSFVGAQGEEAVRAFVEGLLPTEEVSEMERLVAAGDEASLIAALAIENDNVEAVTALALLLVERSGEGDREAALKLLERIPESAETRRIAAMARVEPVEDVETTLGELLLAVKDDDEARQRFVDLLEVLGPDDPRTAEWRRRLTSTLF, encoded by the coding sequence ATGGACGTCACCGACGCAACCTTCCAGACCGAGGTCATTGACCGGTCCCGCCAGGTTCCAGTCGTGGTCGACCTGTGGGCCGAGTGGTGCGGCCCGTGCACCGCCCTGGGGCCGATCCTGGAGAAGGTGGTCGGCGAGACAGGTGGTCAGGTAGTTCTGGCCAAGGTGGACATCGACAAGAACCCAGGGGTGGCCCAGGCGTTCCAGGTTCAGTCCATTCCCGCCGTGTTCGGTTTGGTTGATGGACAGGTCGCCGGGAGTTTTGTCGGAGCGCAGGGCGAAGAAGCCGTCCGGGCGTTCGTGGAGGGCCTACTGCCCACCGAAGAGGTCTCCGAGATGGAGCGCCTGGTGGCCGCTGGTGACGAAGCATCGCTGATTGCCGCCCTAGCTATCGAGAATGACAACGTGGAGGCGGTCACCGCCCTAGCCCTCCTCCTGGTCGAACGCTCCGGCGAGGGCGACCGGGAAGCCGCCCTCAAGCTGTTGGAGCGGATCCCTGAGTCGGCCGAGACACGACGGATCGCCGCCATGGCACGAGTTGAGCCAGTGGAGGACGTCGAGACAACCCTCGGCGAGCTGCTTTTAGCCGTGAAGGACGACGACGAGGCCCGACAGCGCTTTGTAGACCTCCTCGAGGTGCTGGGTCCTGACGACCCGCGCACCGCCGAGTGGCGTCGGCGCCTGACTTCGACCCTGTTCTGA